The nucleotide sequence CCGGTCATAATGAAGAATCTTCTATTTATCCACAACAACCTTCTACATCCTCACAAGAGGCTCCTGTTTCTTCTCAAGAAGCTTCTACATCATTGCAAGAAATTTCTACGCCTCCAAGAGAAGCTTCTGCGTCACAACGATCAAGAAAAAAGAGAACAGCGAATGACATAAGAACTGAATTTTTAGAATTGGAAAGGAAAAGGATAAGACTGCTGGAAAATGATTTATCAAATCAAAGTAGAAACGAGGCTTCTAGAAATGAGAATAAGTCTGATGACTACTACTTTTTTATGAGTTTACTTCCACAAATGGAAAAATTCACGCCCTTTCAAAAGTTTAGAGtaagacaaaaaattaatcaagCTCTTCTAGATGAGTTAAGTGTAAATGAAAGCACGTACCCTTCTAATGAATCATATATGTATGGGTATAGTACTCAACAATAGAGGTATATCAatcttataatgaaaatactgtcaataaataacaaaactgtGATTTAAATAGTTAACTAATCGTCGTACAGATGAGAACTTTAATTTTAGAGAGAagatttagttttaagatTAGCGTGGAATTATTATACTGACCACTAAGTATATCGaccttgtaataaaaatactgtaaaTGAGTGAGAAAACTGTGATTGTAGAAATAATTAATCGTAGTACAAACGAAAActgtgattttaaaaataaatgacaaactGTTATGTTACTTATTTCATACGAaacgtttttatattatatttttcgtcaaagataaataattaaggcTGATTAGTGtgtagtaggtatttaattaaaattattgtatctGGGAACTTAATACCGATGCCAAACTATTTACTAAATTAGTAGGTACAACACTTCCTTTTTGAAACtatcaataaatacaattacaaattacaatttcGTTGTTTTACTTACCCAAGcgttatgtataatttttctgCTGGAGATATACCTCTAAAACTTTTTGGATTAATTCCAGACTGTAAATCACTCTTGATAGTTTCTAGAATATAGTCAAAAGTTTCTACACTCATTCTGGTGTAGTCGTAGAATTTATCGGGATTTTGTCTCTGTTCTTCATAATTTCGATAAAACTCGCCATTTATTTTCCTTGCCTTATAGTAGGGATCCACTTCTTCTTTTGCCCACAATAAATCGAGCGTTAGGAATACATTTGAATCAAAAAGATGTTGTCGCCGATTTTCAGACATTTCGTTTGCGAATGTCGACAACACAACCACGAACACATCACTACACCGCTACAGTACCGCGCGATCTGCCCGCTGGTTTCGAGAACAGGTATGCGTTGCCCGCCCCTCTcccgcgccgccgcgccgccgccgccacccCGCTGCCCGCAAAATTCGAGACCGAGGCCTAACTACAGATACAGAACTTTCATTTAGTACTCACCCTGTAAAATTCCACTTCATTTTGAAGGTCTAAGAGATTCAAATTTTCCATGTTTAGAGCACGTACCTAGCGTAGGTATGCCTAACAAAGACTACCTACATAAGTAAAAggaattatgatttttaaatcaactcatttaaatttgtattaacaTTTTGCATCatatattctattttaatgtaaattaacGCTAATATTAATAAGGAAATAATAATCGGTTCTACAACATATATTAACATCATAAGAAcgaataaaaactaattttgttttgttcacGTATCTCGATTTGTTTACATTTCGCGCGGTAGAAGTTGGGTAACCAGGCAACAACTTTTTACTGCATAATATGCAAAAGTCTTCCTTTCAACTTTTTTGGTTTGCTTGTcgctgtcaatgtcaaaattgAATTGACTATTTTCTATTGCGTGTTTACATTTTTGGTTTCGCATAAATGtttgtaaagttttaaaatatttttgcattttctgataaaaaaagtaaatacagataaaatattttacattcgCAATGTGcactaatattaataatttctttctaGCATAGGGGAAATCCTATAATGACCAGGTTCGTTGTATTTCGATTTGTTTTGGtaccttttttacttttaatttattgctaaCAATGAGATTGAGTTGTTTGTATTTTGCAGTTTGTATTTCGATATCAGCGACAGTCAGTGGCCCATAATTTATCATGAAAAATACAATGTATCATTTCTGGGTTTGGAGAAAATGCATGTATTTGATGCTAAGAAATGGGGCAATATTATTAAGGTTTGTGTTTTCTGCTTtctgatattttaaatagcGAAATAATGAAGCCGCGTGCACACACAATACTCTAGATAAGTTTTACTTAGGATGTAAATATGAATTTGTAAGCATAAGTAACTAAGTATGAGTATTTAATCCCCAAAAAAGTTGTAATAGACAGCTACTTCTGTGTTATAAATTGGTTCTGAATAATAAAGACATCAATACGTTTTAGCATTTGAAAGATGAAGAGTTAATAGATGATGAGAGCATTGTGAAGCCACAAGAAGCAAAGAAAAGTGATTTGCTTGCTGTACATACAAAGAAATATCTCAGGTCTctaaatgtaagtattttatttattctgcaACTTGCATTCTGATCAAAGAAACTATGCCCAAGAGTAAACTCAAAATACCTGCCACAATTTGAGACAATATTAGTGGTCCTTCCTTTTAAAACAATCCATCCATGTACATGAATAGCCCCTCAACTAATTGACCGATTAAGTCACTTGCTTATAGGCCCTTCTGGTTGTTGTACAATCCTAGATACCTCCGGAACAAAGCAGTCATGTGAAGCAAGCTATGggaatatgtatatttcttaGTTATAACTTTGggaatatgtatatttcttaGTCTGATataggtaataaaatttttttagctAGCTTTTGTCAGAGGAAGAGAGAATATGAGATTAGGTCATAAATAGGCATTTATTTTGTCCCAGC is from Amyelois transitella isolate CPQ chromosome 21, ilAmyTran1.1, whole genome shotgun sequence and encodes:
- the LOC132903064 gene encoding transcription factor Adf-1-like, giving the protein MSSDVQEQIISAIFERRPIWNSKDVNHKNRRIINQLWEEIKNELNIEVTDLKKKWKNLKDHYRKELKKNPAPRSGDAGNVNQPSNWQYFSQLRFLQDEVVPNVTEGNLSRPEVSNQISNDSFETEDISGENSQEDTTGHNEESSIYPQQPSTSSQEAPVSSQEASTSLQEISTPPREASASQRSRKKRTANDIRTEFLELERKRIRLLENDLSNQSRNEASRNENKSDDYYFFMSLLPQMEKFTPFQKFRVRQKINQALLDELSVNESTYPSNESYMYGYSTQQ